From the genome of Bifidobacterium asteroides, one region includes:
- a CDS encoding carbohydrate ABC transporter permease, translated as MTDSRSGAIPSQDTQSGSPLHGDSRDASVDHVRGPALRRRRFKGASINLFYLPAVILLVIFIIYPLLSGIGLSLTNWDGYNEAKSFVGLANYKQMLTDANFKQVVINTFIYGIGSTVLQQILGLALALLLNARIKGRTLIRAIIYLPALVAPVIMGIMYYFVFQYQQGALNAVMTALGLHKVAWFNNAGFSVCIIVLVNSIQFVGVSMIIYLAGLQTMDQEVVEAAEVDGASGWKKFWNITLPLLSPAFTTSVVLNLIGGLKLYDMVKVLTGGGPGYATNSISTYIGTIYFDNQAAGYASAIGVFLFVLIAIVTWLVNKGLAKLDWEA; from the coding sequence ATGACAGATAGCCGCTCAGGGGCGATTCCTTCGCAGGACACCCAATCCGGATCACCGTTACATGGGGATAGCAGGGATGCATCCGTTGACCACGTCAGGGGTCCCGCCCTGCGTCGTCGCCGTTTCAAGGGTGCCTCGATCAATCTCTTCTATCTTCCTGCCGTCATCCTCCTGGTGATCTTCATCATCTATCCGCTCTTGTCGGGGATCGGACTTTCCCTGACCAACTGGGACGGGTACAACGAGGCCAAGTCCTTCGTGGGGCTGGCCAACTACAAGCAGATGCTGACTGACGCCAACTTCAAGCAGGTGGTCATCAACACCTTCATCTACGGCATTGGCAGCACAGTGCTTCAGCAGATCCTGGGCCTGGCTCTGGCACTGCTGCTGAACGCCAGGATCAAGGGGCGCACCCTGATCAGGGCCATCATCTACCTGCCCGCTCTGGTGGCCCCGGTCATCATGGGCATCATGTACTACTTCGTCTTCCAGTACCAGCAGGGCGCCCTGAACGCCGTCATGACGGCGCTGGGTCTGCACAAGGTGGCCTGGTTCAACAATGCGGGGTTCTCGGTCTGCATCATCGTGCTGGTGAATTCCATCCAGTTCGTCGGCGTCTCCATGATCATCTACCTGGCCGGTCTGCAGACCATGGACCAGGAGGTGGTCGAGGCCGCCGAGGTCGATGGGGCATCCGGCTGGAAGAAGTTCTGGAACATCACCCTGCCGCTCCTGTCGCCCGCCTTCACGACCAGCGTGGTTCTGAACCTGATCGGAGGGTTGAAGCTCTACGACATGGTCAAGGTGCTGACAGGCGGCGGCCCCGGGTATGCCACCAACTCCATCTCGACCTATATCGGCACGATCTACTTCGACAACCAGGCGGCCGGGTATGCCTCGGCCATCGGAGTCTTCCTCTTTGTCCTGATTGCCATCGTGACCTGGCTGGTCAACAAGGGGCTGGCCAAGCTGGATTGGGAGGCCTGA
- a CDS encoding carbohydrate ABC transporter permease → MASKNKNAMTPAERSYQRGRWAIYLFLVIVCLCQLLPFYLAITTSLKPSDDLSSALSMRTHDLAWSNWSEAVNEGGILKSVLNSVVVTVGATALVCILGAAAAYPLARRLTRFNKLVSAFILSMMMIPPLSILVPLYSFLVRIGGVNNYWGIIVVLTATNLPLSVFLYTAFIKAIPPAIDEAGELDGANRLQVFMRLVLPMLKPVTATVVIMTGSTVWNDYALSSYILTDPSAQTIAPRVASFFSANTNNLGVAAAASLIAAAPMVVAYTFLQKYFIAGMVAGAVK, encoded by the coding sequence ATGGCTAGCAAGAACAAGAATGCGATGACCCCTGCCGAGCGGTCATACCAGCGTGGGCGTTGGGCCATCTACCTCTTTCTGGTCATCGTCTGCCTCTGCCAGCTCCTGCCCTTCTACCTGGCGATCACCACCTCGCTCAAGCCTTCGGACGATCTGAGCTCGGCCCTGAGCATGCGCACCCACGACCTGGCATGGTCCAACTGGTCCGAGGCCGTCAACGAGGGCGGCATCCTCAAATCCGTTCTCAACAGCGTGGTGGTGACTGTTGGGGCGACGGCCCTGGTCTGCATCCTGGGAGCAGCTGCGGCCTACCCCCTGGCTCGTCGCCTGACCCGATTCAACAAGCTGGTATCGGCCTTCATCCTCTCCATGATGATGATTCCGCCGCTGAGCATTCTGGTCCCCCTCTACTCCTTCCTGGTCAGGATCGGCGGGGTGAACAACTACTGGGGCATCATCGTGGTGCTGACGGCCACCAACCTGCCTCTGTCAGTCTTCCTCTACACGGCCTTCATCAAGGCCATACCCCCGGCGATTGATGAGGCCGGCGAGCTGGACGGGGCCAACCGGCTCCAAGTCTTCATGCGCCTGGTCCTGCCCATGCTCAAGCCGGTGACGGCGACCGTGGTCATCATGACCGGCTCGACAGTATGGAACGACTACGCCCTGTCCAGCTACATCCTGACCGATCCCTCGGCCCAGACCATTGCCCCTCGTGTGGCCTCCTTCTTCTCGGCCAATACCAACAATCTGGGCGTCGCCGCAGCGGCATCCCTGATTGCGGCAGCCCCCATGGTGGTCGCCTACACGTTCCTGCAGAAGTACTTCATTGCAGGGATGGTGGCCGGAGCAGTCAAGTAG
- a CDS encoding alpha-galactosidase, with the protein MLFPQSVHSDQPLTYMALGPVTPGADIPDIRGLYAGPDLDGLEQSPVWASTHSPLLLEHAQNTYLHPGLTGHRITQGPEGFQAGRSWSPRFLVEGRPEQTADSLIIKARDEGAQLGLKTRVEAMAGGSLRIRHTLRNLGADPFLLEGLEIRLPLDDQQTQILDFAGRHERERSPQRHDMADGAWVREFRWGRTGFEGSVIMVGTPGFNFHHGRVLCVQPAWSGNTVLRVDRNSATPAGVSAGELLLPGEVVLDQGQEYSTPWIVVTASDHGMDPIMNSLHAWERTLTEHPCEQPVILNVWEAIAFNHDFNTLRDLADRAARIGVERLVLDDGWFHLRRDDKAGLGDWWVDPAVWPQGLEPLVDYVHKLGMQFGLWFEPEMINPDSDAFRDHPEWVMRASSRNPELQRNQLVLDLTNPQAFNHVLEAMTEVLGSCQIDYVKWDHNRDLLEAGSQAHGGAPAIHEQTLAYYHLLDALRARFPEVEWESCASGGGRIDLGVIEKIRRFWNSDMTDALSRQLIQRWTEQTVAPEYIGAHISQPSSQQTGRTYSLDFRAATAVFGSMGIEWDIRQASEEDLERLKEWITWYKVNRGFLHSGRVVRLDLADPSALAHGVVAPDRSRAILAHVQLDESLHNRGVCLRIPGLDPKALYRLAWTGPAKPKASLEHLDPTGPLGTAEVTGTYLERVGIRIPRCQPETIRLIDLVRV; encoded by the coding sequence ATGCTCTTTCCACAGTCGGTCCATTCGGATCAGCCACTCACCTATATGGCCCTGGGGCCCGTTACACCGGGTGCTGATATTCCTGACATCAGAGGGCTGTATGCAGGCCCCGACCTGGATGGCTTGGAACAGAGCCCCGTCTGGGCCTCAACCCATTCGCCCCTGCTGCTGGAGCATGCGCAGAACACCTACCTGCATCCGGGCCTGACCGGGCATCGGATCACGCAGGGCCCCGAGGGCTTCCAGGCCGGTCGTTCCTGGTCGCCACGATTCCTGGTCGAGGGCCGGCCCGAGCAGACCGCCGACTCGCTGATCATCAAGGCTCGCGACGAGGGTGCCCAGCTTGGCTTGAAGACCAGGGTGGAGGCCATGGCCGGCGGCTCCCTGCGGATTCGTCACACCCTGCGCAACCTGGGCGCCGATCCCTTCCTGCTGGAGGGTCTGGAGATCCGCCTGCCCCTGGACGACCAGCAGACCCAGATTCTGGACTTCGCCGGTAGGCACGAGCGTGAGCGCAGCCCCCAGCGTCATGATATGGCCGACGGGGCCTGGGTGCGTGAGTTTCGTTGGGGCCGCACCGGCTTCGAAGGGTCCGTAATCATGGTGGGCACCCCCGGGTTCAACTTCCACCATGGCAGGGTGCTCTGCGTCCAGCCGGCCTGGAGCGGCAACACCGTGCTCCGGGTGGACCGGAACAGCGCCACTCCGGCCGGCGTCAGCGCTGGCGAGCTCCTCTTGCCCGGCGAGGTGGTCTTGGACCAGGGCCAGGAGTACAGCACGCCCTGGATCGTGGTCACCGCCTCCGACCATGGCATGGATCCGATCATGAATAGCCTGCACGCCTGGGAGCGCACTCTAACCGAGCATCCGTGCGAGCAGCCGGTCATCCTGAACGTCTGGGAGGCCATCGCCTTCAACCACGACTTCAATACCCTGCGCGACCTGGCCGACCGGGCCGCCCGCATCGGAGTGGAGCGCCTTGTTCTGGACGACGGCTGGTTCCACCTGCGCCGGGACGACAAGGCCGGTCTAGGCGACTGGTGGGTGGATCCTGCTGTCTGGCCCCAGGGTCTGGAGCCTTTAGTTGATTATGTCCACAAGCTAGGGATGCAGTTCGGCCTCTGGTTCGAGCCGGAGATGATCAATCCTGATTCGGATGCCTTCCGCGACCATCCTGAGTGGGTCATGAGGGCATCCTCCAGAAACCCGGAGCTGCAGCGCAACCAGCTGGTCCTAGACCTGACCAACCCCCAGGCCTTCAACCATGTGCTGGAGGCCATGACCGAGGTTCTGGGGTCCTGCCAAATCGACTACGTCAAGTGGGACCACAACCGCGACCTTCTTGAGGCCGGCTCACAGGCCCATGGGGGCGCGCCGGCCATCCACGAGCAGACCCTGGCTTACTACCACCTTCTGGACGCCCTCCGCGCTCGCTTCCCTGAGGTGGAGTGGGAGTCCTGCGCCTCGGGCGGCGGCCGCATCGACCTGGGCGTGATCGAAAAGATCCGCCGCTTCTGGAACTCCGACATGACCGATGCCCTGAGCAGGCAGCTGATCCAGCGCTGGACCGAGCAGACCGTGGCCCCCGAGTACATCGGCGCCCACATCTCCCAGCCCTCCTCCCAGCAGACCGGCAGAACCTACAGCCTGGATTTCCGGGCCGCCACGGCCGTCTTCGGGTCCATGGGCATCGAGTGGGACATTCGCCAGGCCAGCGAGGAGGACCTGGAGCGGCTCAAGGAATGGATCACCTGGTACAAGGTCAACCGCGGCTTCCTCCACTCCGGCCGCGTGGTTCGCCTGGACCTGGCTGACCCCTCGGCGCTGGCCCATGGCGTGGTGGCCCCCGACCGCAGCCGCGCCATCCTGGCCCATGTCCAGTTGGATGAATCCCTGCATAATCGTGGTGTTTGTCTACGTATTCCCGGCCTGGATCCCAAGGCGCTGTATCGGCTCGCCTGGACCGGCCCCGCCAAGCCCAAGGCCTCGCTGGAGCATTTGGATCCAACAGGTCCGCTGGGCACCGCCGAGGTCACCGGCACCTATCTGGAGCGTGTGGGTATCCGCATACCCCGTTGCCAGCCCGAGACCATCCGCCTGATCGACCTGGTCCGGGTCTGA
- a CDS encoding glycoside hydrolase family 36 protein codes for MNPTSLSLGEPDWITLTTDADRETVPAGRRFHTAPDVRASLKGGSALTVSLTAGSTPIRSLALRWTRPMPSDDFYLGDAWERGYGRMGFQTMRANRFMPWYFLAVGQEQAEGYGVVTGANAFCFWQVDTAGVTLFLDLRNGGTGLVLDGRELEAATIVCLQYPLQERAGGPVFAVATDYCSRISRKGLIPTEPVYGSNNWYYAYGDSSRSRILADAEYLASLTQGSANRPTMVVDDGWQDHHRLEDNNGGPWRRGNEKFGDMGALADRIKAMGIKPGIWYRPLLNEDETIADQWRLPHNGCLDPSNPQVLDYIRQDIAQLGEWGYQLVKHDFSTFDLLGRWGFQMNPWPSPDGWHFYNRSLTSAQVAKQLYRAIFEQATKTGMLVQGCNVVGHLGVGFMQINRTGDDTSGLQWERTRQIGVNTLAFRLPQNGSFYATDADCVGISDSIDWELNRQWMDLLARTGTPLFFSARPGSLTAEQEGQLRQALAMASTGGAHALPSDWLVNDCPEIWTDDGGTRRYSWYQPAGLEFADMPERYDGYLSAI; via the coding sequence ATGAACCCAACCAGCCTTAGCCTTGGAGAGCCGGATTGGATCACGCTGACCACCGATGCCGACAGGGAGACTGTGCCTGCGGGAAGACGCTTTCACACAGCCCCCGACGTAAGGGCCAGCCTTAAGGGCGGGTCCGCTCTGACAGTCAGCCTGACCGCCGGTTCAACCCCCATCCGGTCCCTGGCGCTGCGCTGGACCAGGCCCATGCCCTCCGATGACTTCTACCTGGGCGACGCCTGGGAGCGCGGCTACGGCCGCATGGGTTTCCAGACCATGCGTGCCAACCGGTTCATGCCCTGGTACTTCTTGGCGGTGGGTCAGGAGCAGGCCGAGGGGTACGGGGTGGTCACCGGAGCCAACGCCTTCTGCTTCTGGCAGGTCGATACGGCCGGTGTCACCCTCTTCCTTGATCTGCGCAATGGAGGCACAGGCCTGGTCCTGGACGGCAGAGAGCTTGAAGCGGCCACCATCGTTTGCCTGCAATATCCGCTTCAGGAGCGGGCTGGTGGTCCGGTCTTTGCTGTGGCCACTGACTACTGCTCCCGGATCAGCCGCAAGGGCCTCATACCCACCGAGCCGGTCTACGGGAGCAACAACTGGTACTACGCCTACGGGGACTCCAGCCGCTCCCGGATTCTTGCCGATGCCGAGTATTTGGCCTCCCTGACCCAGGGCAGCGCCAACCGCCCCACCATGGTCGTGGACGACGGGTGGCAGGACCACCACCGGCTTGAGGACAACAACGGCGGGCCCTGGCGGCGTGGCAACGAGAAGTTCGGCGACATGGGCGCTTTGGCCGACCGGATCAAGGCCATGGGCATCAAGCCCGGAATTTGGTACCGCCCGCTCCTCAACGAGGACGAGACCATTGCAGACCAGTGGAGGCTCCCGCACAACGGATGCCTGGACCCCTCAAACCCGCAGGTCCTGGACTACATCCGCCAGGACATCGCCCAGCTGGGGGAGTGGGGCTACCAGCTGGTCAAGCATGATTTCAGCACCTTCGACCTGCTGGGCAGGTGGGGCTTCCAGATGAACCCCTGGCCCAGCCCGGACGGCTGGCACTTCTACAACCGGAGCCTGACCAGCGCTCAGGTGGCCAAACAGCTCTATCGGGCCATCTTCGAGCAGGCCACTAAGACCGGGATGCTGGTCCAGGGATGCAACGTGGTCGGTCACCTGGGCGTCGGCTTTATGCAGATCAACCGGACCGGCGACGACACCAGCGGCCTGCAGTGGGAGCGGACCAGGCAAATCGGGGTCAACACCCTGGCCTTCCGTCTGCCCCAGAACGGGAGCTTTTACGCCACCGACGCCGACTGCGTGGGCATATCCGACTCAATCGACTGGGAGCTCAACCGTCAGTGGATGGACCTCTTGGCGCGGACCGGCACCCCACTCTTCTTCTCGGCCCGCCCAGGCAGCCTGACCGCTGAACAGGAGGGCCAGCTCAGGCAGGCCTTGGCCATGGCCTCGACCGGAGGCGCCCATGCCCTTCCCTCGGACTGGCTGGTCAATGACTGCCCTGAGATTTGGACTGACGACGGCGGCACCCGCCGATACTCCTGGTATCAGCCGGCTGGCCTGGAATTCGCTGACATGCCTGAGCGCTACGATGGGTACCTTTCAGCCATTTAG
- a CDS encoding phosphoenolpyruvate carboxylase, protein MTDSNQQITAADATLVTSGTGTKGPEERKLPQSLDEDMALCLRLLRDVLGEFDQQLLKRFDSLREDVMTASAEHFNRHPSDPVPDEDGLSKAVALIDDTSVKDSQLLARALTTYFHLANLCEENYRVKVLHEREGKVNLEVKGTDPINEMTSAYSQLLQEMGPAKASELLEKLEFHPVFTAHPTEARRKAVEGKIRRIANLLAVRRGLGGSELEENERLLHNEIDALFRTSPIAAKKPTPVEEANTILDIFDSTLFETIPRVYRRFDDWMLGKKAGMVKPVCPAFFHPGSWIGSDRDGNPNVTAKVSRKVARKFSDHMLKALVKATTTVGRNMTMEVTTTPPSPELRSLWSHQKEMSERLTDRAATISHNELHRAVVLVIADRLQATIQRDADLMYADCEDFIADLRVVQDSLAKAGAVRQAYGPLQDLIWQAQTFGFHMVEMEFRQHSLVHARALEDIREHGLHGERGELQPMTHEVLDTFRALGAIQKRNGQKAARRYIISFTKSAQNVKDVYELNRLAFEHAEDVPVIDVIPLFEQLEDLQNSVDVLEEIIKIPEVQARLKETGNKMEVMLGYSDSSKDAGPVSATLALHSAQERIAKWAESHDIDLTLFHGRGGAVGRGGGPANRAVLAQPVGSVNCRFKLTEQGEVIFARYGNPVLAIRHIESVAAATLLQSAPSVEERNTTMTEKYADMADELDQAAHERFLDLLHTPDFAPWFSIVTPLNEIGLLPIGSRPAKRGLGAKSLDDLRTIPWVFSWAQARINLAAWYGLGTACEKFGDLETLRQAYEEWPLFSTFIDNIEMSLAKTDERIAKMYLSLGDRDDLSQKVLSEMELTRKWVLQIVGDEWPLQHRHVLGQAIRIRSPYVDALSVTQVRALRALRRRNDKEELSKSQQADFIYLILCTVSGVAAGLQNTG, encoded by the coding sequence ATGACAGATAGTAATCAGCAAATCACGGCTGCCGATGCGACCCTGGTCACATCCGGCACCGGGACCAAGGGGCCAGAGGAACGCAAGCTGCCTCAATCGTTGGACGAGGACATGGCCTTGTGCCTGCGGCTGCTCAGGGATGTGTTGGGGGAGTTCGATCAACAGCTGCTCAAGCGGTTCGATTCCCTGCGCGAGGACGTAATGACGGCCAGCGCCGAGCACTTCAACCGCCACCCCTCGGACCCCGTGCCTGACGAGGACGGTCTGTCCAAGGCCGTGGCCCTGATCGACGACACCTCAGTCAAGGATTCCCAGCTGCTGGCCCGCGCCCTGACCACCTACTTCCACCTGGCCAACCTCTGCGAAGAGAACTACCGGGTGAAGGTCCTGCATGAGCGTGAGGGCAAGGTGAACCTTGAGGTCAAGGGCACCGATCCCATCAACGAGATGACCAGCGCCTACAGCCAGCTCCTTCAGGAGATGGGCCCGGCCAAGGCCTCGGAGCTGCTGGAGAAGCTGGAGTTCCACCCCGTCTTCACCGCCCACCCCACCGAGGCGCGGCGCAAGGCCGTGGAGGGCAAGATCCGGCGCATCGCCAACCTGCTGGCCGTTCGCCGTGGTCTGGGCGGTTCCGAACTGGAGGAGAACGAGCGTCTGCTGCATAACGAGATCGACGCCCTCTTCCGGACTTCGCCCATCGCAGCCAAGAAGCCGACGCCCGTCGAAGAGGCCAACACCATCCTGGATATCTTCGACTCCACGCTCTTCGAGACCATTCCCAGGGTCTACCGCCGCTTCGATGACTGGATGCTGGGCAAGAAGGCCGGCATGGTCAAGCCGGTCTGCCCTGCTTTCTTCCACCCGGGCAGCTGGATCGGCTCCGACCGTGACGGCAACCCCAATGTGACTGCCAAGGTCTCGCGCAAAGTAGCCCGCAAGTTCTCGGACCACATGCTCAAGGCCTTGGTCAAGGCCACCACCACCGTGGGCCGCAACATGACCATGGAGGTGACCACCACACCCCCCAGCCCCGAGCTGAGGAGCCTGTGGAGCCACCAGAAGGAGATGAGCGAACGCCTGACCGATCGGGCCGCCACCATCTCTCACAACGAACTGCACCGCGCCGTAGTCCTGGTCATCGCAGACCGCCTGCAGGCCACCATCCAGCGTGACGCTGACCTCATGTATGCCGACTGTGAGGACTTCATCGCAGACCTGCGCGTGGTCCAGGACTCCCTGGCCAAGGCGGGCGCGGTCCGTCAGGCCTACGGCCCCTTGCAGGATCTGATCTGGCAGGCCCAGACCTTCGGCTTCCACATGGTGGAGATGGAGTTCCGCCAGCACTCCCTGGTCCACGCCCGCGCCCTGGAGGATATCCGTGAGCATGGCCTGCATGGCGAGCGCGGCGAGCTGCAGCCCATGACCCACGAGGTGCTCGACACCTTCCGGGCCCTGGGAGCCATCCAGAAGCGCAACGGCCAAAAAGCCGCCCGCCGCTACATCATCTCCTTCACCAAGTCGGCGCAGAACGTCAAGGACGTCTACGAGCTCAACCGGCTGGCCTTCGAACATGCCGAGGACGTGCCGGTCATCGACGTGATCCCCCTGTTCGAACAGCTGGAGGATTTGCAGAACTCGGTGGACGTGCTGGAGGAGATCATCAAGATCCCCGAGGTCCAGGCCCGGCTCAAGGAGACCGGCAACAAGATGGAGGTCATGCTGGGCTATTCCGACTCCTCCAAGGATGCCGGCCCTGTCTCGGCGACCCTGGCCCTGCACTCCGCCCAGGAGCGCATCGCCAAGTGGGCTGAGAGCCATGACATTGACCTGACCCTCTTCCACGGACGCGGCGGCGCCGTAGGCCGTGGAGGCGGCCCTGCCAACCGGGCCGTGCTGGCCCAGCCTGTGGGCTCGGTGAACTGCCGGTTCAAGCTGACCGAACAGGGCGAGGTCATCTTCGCCCGCTACGGCAACCCGGTCCTGGCCATCCGCCACATCGAGTCCGTGGCTGCGGCCACCCTGCTCCAATCCGCGCCCAGCGTGGAGGAGCGCAACACCACTATGACCGAGAAGTACGCGGATATGGCCGACGAACTGGACCAAGCCGCACACGAGCGCTTCCTGGACCTGCTGCATACGCCGGACTTCGCACCTTGGTTCTCCATCGTGACGCCCCTGAACGAGATCGGCCTGCTGCCCATCGGCTCCCGGCCTGCCAAGCGTGGTCTGGGCGCCAAGTCCCTGGACGATCTGCGGACCATACCCTGGGTCTTCTCCTGGGCACAGGCCCGAATCAACCTGGCCGCCTGGTACGGCCTGGGCACCGCCTGCGAGAAGTTCGGCGACCTGGAGACCCTGCGTCAGGCCTACGAGGAGTGGCCGCTCTTCAGCACCTTCATCGACAACATCGAGATGAGCCTGGCCAAGACCGACGAGCGTATCGCCAAGATGTACCTCTCCCTGGGCGACCGGGACGACCTGAGCCAGAAGGTCCTCTCGGAGATGGAGCTGACCCGCAAGTGGGTTCTGCAGATCGTGGGCGACGAGTGGCCCCTGCAGCACCGCCACGTGCTGGGCCAGGCCATCCGGATCCGCTCTCCATATGTGGACGCCCTGTCAGTGACCCAGGTGCGCGCCCTGCGTGCCCTGCGTCGTCGCAACGACAAGGAGGAACTCAGCAAGAGCCAACAGGCCGACTTCATCTACCTGATCCTCTGCACCGTTTCGGGAGTCGCCGCTGGCCTGCAGAACACCGGCTGA
- a CDS encoding threonine/serine exporter ThrE family protein has product MEDIERDYDKPIVEACIAAKTSLIVRVGMLELGAGTGSFRVREMMHRIAYPMGVHVRADVNLTDIEATCTDGVSRITEVVDLPTTGVNTERIWLLEHFADWLSVKCGQAGTYHAMSVVSRELVDNLDEPNIYAAARKAVKEVLAQDQDAAKALKDVVATAVHNEDEISQSRIDAAAMDTRTAAGLGTVGSTPRPEDSNDPKAASASAADVVENSDSSAASSAAAESSATSQGRDSGAGRPASGQSASTQGGAREKARSSEGAASSEQSVSSVWSASFKEAVSSDGPVSSHESASSQTRATDGITVRQAHERLDLIERRRPLYSPLFSGFASAVACAAFVFLLGGGPYDMAGAFVGAGIGQWVRRQMLGRRINQFFATGVAVIIAALACVGTLRLAGIFDPVALRHDTAYIGAILFVIPGFPLVTGGLDIAKLDFPSGVQRITYAFSIILVATLGGWAVARMVMLNPQGFEPMNLSPWLMAGLRLVAAFCGVWGFSVLFNSPQRMALVAAVIGALTDTMRLEMQDLLHVPPEMAAFLGAFLAGMLATVWRSSVRHGLLPPDLGYPRISLTVPSIVIMVPGLYMYRAMFYLGQFNTLNALDWAFRAFMVIICLPIGLVTARVLTDRSWRYDV; this is encoded by the coding sequence ATGGAGGATATTGAACGCGATTACGACAAGCCCATTGTCGAGGCTTGCATCGCTGCCAAAACCAGTCTGATTGTGCGGGTGGGCATGCTGGAGCTGGGGGCCGGCACGGGAAGCTTCCGCGTGCGCGAGATGATGCACAGGATTGCCTACCCCATGGGCGTGCACGTGCGGGCCGACGTGAACCTGACCGACATCGAGGCCACCTGCACGGATGGCGTGTCTCGGATTACCGAGGTGGTGGACCTGCCCACTACTGGGGTCAATACCGAGCGGATCTGGCTGCTGGAGCACTTCGCGGACTGGCTCAGCGTCAAGTGCGGGCAGGCGGGGACGTACCACGCCATGTCGGTGGTCTCCCGGGAATTGGTGGACAACCTGGACGAGCCGAACATCTACGCGGCGGCCCGCAAGGCGGTCAAGGAGGTACTGGCCCAGGACCAGGATGCGGCCAAGGCGCTCAAGGATGTGGTGGCCACCGCTGTGCACAACGAGGACGAGATCAGCCAGAGCCGAATCGATGCGGCGGCCATGGACACCAGGACGGCCGCCGGTCTGGGCACTGTAGGCTCCACGCCTCGGCCCGAGGATTCCAACGATCCCAAAGCCGCTTCCGCTTCTGCTGCTGACGTGGTTGAGAATTCAGATTCGAGTGCCGCCAGCTCTGCAGCCGCTGAATCTTCTGCAACCAGTCAAGGACGCGATTCGGGGGCTGGGCGGCCCGCTTCCGGACAATCTGCGTCAACTCAAGGCGGAGCGCGTGAGAAGGCCAGGTCTTCCGAGGGCGCCGCGTCCTCCGAACAGTCGGTGTCTTCCGTCTGGTCCGCGTCTTTCAAAGAGGCTGTATCTTCCGATGGGCCTGTTTCCTCTCACGAGTCCGCATCCTCGCAGACGCGGGCTACGGATGGCATCACAGTCCGACAGGCGCATGAACGCCTGGACCTGATCGAGCGACGCAGACCCCTCTACTCGCCCCTCTTCTCGGGCTTCGCCTCGGCCGTGGCCTGCGCGGCCTTCGTCTTCTTGCTGGGCGGCGGCCCCTACGACATGGCTGGAGCTTTCGTCGGCGCTGGCATAGGACAGTGGGTGCGTCGTCAGATGCTGGGCAGGCGGATCAACCAGTTCTTCGCCACCGGAGTGGCGGTCATCATCGCCGCCCTGGCCTGTGTCGGCACGCTGAGGTTGGCGGGTATCTTCGACCCTGTGGCTCTCAGGCACGACACGGCTTACATTGGCGCCATCCTCTTCGTCATTCCCGGCTTTCCCCTGGTCACTGGCGGCCTGGACATCGCCAAGCTGGACTTCCCCTCGGGAGTGCAGCGCATCACCTACGCCTTCTCGATCATCCTGGTGGCCACACTGGGTGGCTGGGCCGTAGCAAGGATGGTTATGCTCAACCCCCAGGGCTTTGAACCCATGAACCTGAGCCCCTGGCTGATGGCTGGCCTGCGCTTGGTAGCAGCCTTCTGCGGGGTCTGGGGCTTCTCGGTCCTCTTCAACTCACCCCAGCGCATGGCCCTGGTGGCCGCCGTCATCGGCGCCCTGACCGACACCATGCGCTTGGAGATGCAGGATCTGCTCCACGTTCCTCCGGAGATGGCCGCCTTTTTGGGCGCCTTTCTGGCTGGCATGCTGGCCACGGTCTGGCGTTCCTCAGTCCGCCACGGCCTGCTGCCGCCCGATCTGGGCTATCCAAGAATCAGCCTGACCGTGCCCTCAATCGTCATCATGGTGCCCGGCCTGTATATGTACCGGGCCATGTTCTACCTGGGGCAGTTCAATACGCTCAACGCCCTGGACTGGGCCTTCCGGGCCTTCATGGTCATCATCTGCCTGCCTATCGGCCTGGTTACGGCTCGGGTGCTGACCGACCGTTCCTGGCGGTACGACGTCTAG